The following are encoded together in the Tripterygium wilfordii isolate XIE 37 chromosome 3, ASM1340144v1, whole genome shotgun sequence genome:
- the LOC119984483 gene encoding uncharacterized protein LOC119984483 codes for MDSSKLALVLFLSSLFVHATLGEIVCEELPTNVCAFSISSSGKRCLLETAGKHERQCRTSEVVVERMANYIETDECVNACGVDRNSVGISSDSLLEPQFTSKLCSSACSKGCPNIVDLYFNLAAGEGAFLPEICEAARDNPHRSMVELISTSGVTGLAAGPVAAESKAESKSEDPSDPLPPPEASAESPDGEDTNEGANPPDGEDPDNEAEGPGPDGELPDNEAEGPGPSDNDPDKDEGGADDDEGDGPGDGI; via the exons ATGGATTCATCCAAATTGGCTTTGGTTCTCTTCCTCTCCTCCCTCTTCGTCCATGCAACTCTAG GTGAGATTGTTTGTGAGGAATTGCCAACAaatgtttgtgcattttcgataTCGTCTTCGGGGAAGAGGTGTCTCCTGGAGACGGCCGGGAAACATGAGCGGCAGTGCAGGACATCGGAGGTGGTGGTAGAGAGAATGGCCAATTACATAGAGACAGATGAGTGTGTTAATGCTTGTGGTGTTGATAGGAACTCTGTTGGGATTTCTTCCGATTCACTCCTTGAACCTCAATTCACATCCAAGCTCTGCTCCTCTGCTTGCTCCAAGGGATGCCCCAACATTGTTGACCTCTACTTCAATTTGGCTGCTGGAGaag GTGCATTTTTGCCTGAAATTTGTGAGGCTGCGAGAGATAATCCGCACCGTTCGATGGTTGAGCTGATAAGCACTAGTGGTGTTACTGGGCTAGCAGCAGGTCCAGTGGCTGCCGAGTCGAAAGCAGAGAGCAAATCCGAGGATCCCAGTGATCCATTACCTCCCCCTGAAGCTAGCGCAGAGTCTCCTGATGGCGAAGACACTAATGAAGGCGCAAATCCTCCTGATGGCGAAGACCCTGATAATGAAGCAGAGGGTCCTGGTCCTGATGGCGAACTCCCAGATAATGAAGCAGAGGGTCCTGGTCCTAGTGACAATGACCCTGATAAAGACGAAGGGGGTGCTGATGATGACGAAGGTGATGGTCCTGGTGATGGTATATAA
- the LOC119989800 gene encoding laccase-7-like, translating to MSSYYALLPWLACALLAVLANSASFASAAIVRHSFTVQNLKVNRLCSDQVITTVNGQFPGPTITVREGDNLIVNVINQSPYNITIHWHGVSGLNPWADGPSMITQCPIRPGYNYTYNFSITKHEGTLFWHAHNAWFRNTVFGLIVIKPRLGHSTPYPRPFREVPIILGEWWNASVLDVEQTTVNSGGTPQANDAFFINGLPGDLYDCSQNQMFRFNVKKGKTYLLRILNAGINNNMFFKIANHSMTVVGIDGSYTKPYVTDVIMIALGQTTDVLLTANQPLGSYYMAATHYDLVGEPGEDTFTRGLIVYDGASSSMTPVDPVLPFHNDTSTVFKFQSSLSSLVGGPHFLPVPRLVDEHMFITVGLGIVPCDLNATCSGPFGQRMAASMNNVSFEAPTKLSLLEAFYYNVSGIYTVDFPDNPPVQFDYISGSISLNRSLIATKKSTSVKRLKFNSTVEIVFQDTALLSKGANHPMHLHGFSFHILAQDFGNYDPVSDRQKFNLVNPPLRNTLFVPKGGWIAIRFTANKPGVWLMHCHMDVHVSWGMETAFLVENGPTPSDMLAPPPLDRPQC from the exons ATGTCAAGCTATTATGCTCTTCTGCCATGGCTGGCCTGCGCTTTGTTGGCGGTTCTAGCTAATTCTGCAAGTTTTGCTTCTGCTGCAATCGTCCGACACTCTTTCACC GTGCAAAATCTAAAAGTAAACAGACTCTGCAGTGATCAAGTTATAACTACAGTAAATGGACAGTTCCCTGGCCCAACTATAACCGTTCGAGAGGGAGACAATCTTATCGTCAACGTTATCAATCAATCACCTTATAACATCACCATTCATTG GCATGGAGTGTCTGGTCTGAATCCATGGGCAGATGGACCTAGTATGATTACTCAATGTCCCATACGACCTGGATATAACTATACCTACAATTTCAGCATCACCAAGCACGAAGGAACTCTCTTCTGGCATGCTCACAACGCATGGTTCCGTAATACCGTTTTTGGCCTAATCGTTATCAAACCCAGATTAGGCCATTCAACTCCATACCCCAGACCCTTCCGCGAAGTTCCCATCATCCTAG GAGAGTGGTGGAATGCGAGTGTCCTTGATGTCGAACAAACAACAGTAAATTCCGGTGGTACCCCTCAAGCTAATGATGCTTTCTTCATCAATGGATTACCCGGAGATCTCTATGATTGCTCTCAAAATC AAATGTTCAGGTTCAATGTGAAGAAAGGAAAAACCTATCTCCTACGCATACTCAATGCTGGAATCAACAACAATATGTTCTTCAAGATAGCCAATCACAGCATGACAGTTGTCGGCATTGACGGCTCATACACAAAACCTTATGTCACCGACGTTATCATGATTGCCCTCGGCCAGACCACCGACGTCCTCCTCACCGCTAACCAGCCACTGGGGTCTTATTACATGGCAGCCACCCATTACGATCTTGTCGGAGAACCTGGTGAAGACACGTTCACTAGAGGCCTGATCGTCTACGATGGTGCCAGCTCATCAATGACTCCGGTAGATCCCGTTTTACCTTTCCACAACGACACATCAACGGTCTTCAAGTTTCAAAGCAGTCTGTCTTCCCTTGTTGGTGGACCTCATTTTCTCCCCGTTCCGCGTTTGGTGGATGAACATATGTTTATCACCGTTGGATTGGGGATAGTACCGTGTGATTTAAATGCCACGTGTAGTGGTCCGTTCGGGCAGAGAATGGCGGCGAGCATgaacaacgtgtcgttcgaggCTCCCACCAAATTATCTTTATTGGAAGCATTTTATTACAATGTGAGTGGAATCTACACCGTTGATTTCCCTGATAATCCTCCCGTACAGTTTGATTACATAAGCGGCAGCATCAGCTTAAATCGATCGCTTATAGCTACAAAAAAATCAACGAGCGTGAAGAGATTGAAGTTCAATTCGACGGTCGAGATTGTTTTCCAAGACACGGCCTTGCTTTCCAAAGGAGCGAACCACCCCATGCACCTTCACGGTTTCAGCTTTCATATTTTGGCTCAAGATTTTGGAAATTATGACCCCGTAAGTGACCGTCAAAAATTCAATCTTGTTAATCCACCGTTACGCAACACACTCTTTGTACCAAAAGGAGGTTGGATCGCCATTAGATTCACGGCCAACAAGCCAGGTGTATGGTTGATGCATTGCCACATGGACGTACACGTGTCGTGGGGCATGGAGACGGCTTTCTTGGTTGAGAATGGGCCCACTCCGTCAGATATGTTGGCTCCTCCACCACTTGATCGGCCTCAGTGTTGA